The Cygnus olor isolate bCygOlo1 chromosome 13, bCygOlo1.pri.v2, whole genome shotgun sequence DNA segment cgttctgtggttctgtggagccccagcacagctgtcCTAGCACCAGCTCTGATTCAGCACgctgctctcttcctccccGTCCTCGGaagtgcagggagaaaaaaaaatagtgaaaaaacgATTTCTCTGCTGACAAAGTcacttcctcctgctccagcatggagTTCCTCCAACAAGATGCGTCCTgcccgaactgatcctgcgtgggcttcccatgggatgcagctccccaggagctgctccaaaCACGGGTCCATAGAACAGGGTCCacccatcaggagcaaactgctccaacatgggtaCCCCATGGGCAGCAACtcccccagatcccctgctcctgcgtgggctcctctccacgggctgcagcgtggagatccACTCGttgtgggacccatgggctgcagggggacagcctgctccaccaggggcctcgggggaactgctgctgcgtgcgtggggcacctcctgccctcctacTGCACTcgccttgggggctgcagggctgtttctaTGTTCCTCCTTCTTCTACCCAcctgctgttttcagcagttGTTCACAGCAGTTGCTTCTTCACAGCaacttcacacttttttttttttcttttctgaagtctgctctcTCCGAGGCACAATCAGCATCACTCAGTtggcagcccccctgctaccaaaaccttgccacataaaacCAATACACCAGTGTTATCCAAAGCCAGCTCCATGGTGGCAGGAGGTCCTGAAAGCTGCCGTGTACAGGTTTCGGCtcagccccggctccccccaCGCTCCCCCTCTTGCTAAGCaatgggaagcagcagcttctctgccACGCACCGAGATGCTCGCTCTGACCGATGTGCCCACCCCCGTGGGGACCTGGACCTTTGGCTTCCTGCCCCCCGAGAGAAGTTCTGGCTCTAGGAAACATCTCCAGCCCAACCCGTTCCAAGGGACCTCACTAAGCATGCTCTGCCTGTCCTCATGGCGCTGGGCAAGCTGCACTTACGACACCATCTCTCCTAGCATCCTCACAGAGAAGCTGACCAAGCAGGGGCTGGTAAGTGGGCAGTGGGGTGGGCTGAAAACCGGCTGAGCAGCTGGGTtaggagcagcagcacaacgTCCAGCTGGAGGCCGATCACTACCGGTGCATCCCAGGGGTCAATTCTGGGGCCAGTGTTGTCCAACAATTATCTAAATGGTattgcagagaaacaaaagactGCTAATAAAAGCTAAGCAAACACAAAGTGAATAAATAATTCAGGTACCCTCTGGCACCAGGGCAACCACGAAGTGTGACAGAAGGCTGGGAGATAAGCAAACATGGCCCATGCCCCCTGGAGAAGGTACTACCATCCAAGACCAACCAGATCTTGTTACCTTGGTTTTCTAGTGAAGAGAATCACCCTTACAAAGGGCAGTGAGGCCTCATCACCAGTCTGATTTGTGTTTGCCTCCCCTTGGCCATCCCTGAGCTTTCCCACATGCAGAACTGCAAGGGCCCAGCTACCTTTGCAGGAATAattgggggggggcaggcacTGAAAGGCAAACTTTAAAAGGCATGCTTGTCCCAGGTTGGATTGTGTTTGGAGGAAGGAAATATGGTTCCTGCTGAAGTTGACACAATAACCAGACGGgaagagcaggaaaacaaaaaaaaggcattagCAAGGATCCAGATTCCTGTTGACTGCATGGAGTGagccctccccttccccagccctgcagcacggGCAGGACCATAGGCAACACCTAAACCCTGGCCTCCATGacgcccccccaaaaaacacctCACATTTTTCGTCCTGGGCAGAAAAACCCATCAGAGAACAGAGTAGCTACTGTCAACACCCAGTGACAGGGGGAATTCTGCAGAGGGATTTGCATTTAAGCAAATAGCTTCAGAAGCACGCCAAGGGCGCTGCAGgcgtgggtgctgctgctggtggggacagTGGTCCTTGGAGGTGCTGTCCCATCTGCAAAGGGCATCgggggtgggcagggaaggCACAGAGCTGTGGATGTGGGAGAAAGCAGCCTGACCTCCCCTTCCAAAGCACGTTGAAATCATCTGCACATGGGGAGTGAGCAGTTGAGTGTGGCCTcacacagcagaaggaaggggtgGGGTGGGTACATTTGGTTAACTGCACACACAGCTGCATCCTCATTGATGCAATGAACTAGTGAGAGAGACACTTGCAACTATTCTTAAAGGCACTTCTCTACCCCGTGTCCTggttttaaagaggaaaataaaagagaaaatgtgcaTTTGGATCCTCCAGTGCtgcactgaataaaaaaaaaggcagaaataattgATTTAATTGCTGTTTATCATCAGTACATTGAAGGCTCAGACCTACTGAAACTCGATGTTGGGGAGAAATTGGGTTGAGTCAGCCAAGTGTGAAACACCCCCAATGTCTAGCAGGTGGGAACAGGATCCTTGCTGATGGGCAGGGACATTTCAAAGGACCTGAAGGACCTGcagggaagaaatttttcacagtcagggtggtgaggcactggaacaggctgcccagagaagctgtgggtgccccatcaTTGGAGGTGTTCAAAGTTGGGTTGgacggggctttgagcaacctgatctagtgagaCATGtccatgcccatggcagggggatggaCTGGATGGTCTCTCagtgtcccttccaacccaaaccatgctgTAATCCCATGTGCTGAACATCAGTGGAGCCAAAGGTCTGGTCCACCAGTCCAGACCTGTCCCACACCAGGCAGAGGCGTGAGCTGTGGTGGCCTCCCTTCTCACCCACCCCTGCATGGCCCCCAAACCCAACAAGACCCTACAGATATGTCTAAGATTTGTTCCGCCAGCCCCGGATGGTTTTGGCTGGGGCACAGAGATGCTGACTGAGGCTGTGATGAGCAGGACGGGCACTGAGAGCTTTACCCCAGGGCTAAGCCCCCATGCACCCACAGCACCACCAAAATCCAAAGGGCGTGGAGGAAACCAGCAGGAATTAAGGCTCAAATCTTCAAGTTGAGGCCACGAGTGACACATTTGTGGAGAGATTTGAGCAGGTGCTCAAGCATGGACCCCATCGGAGCATCCCACTCCAAATCCTGCGTAAAATCAGGGGCTgtgagggcagagctgggctgcacCTTTCTTGGGGTCTACAACTTAAGACATGGGATAATTTTCATATCTCACTCTTTTCACACCAAGATGGTGTGAATGGTGTGAACTTatacagaaaaaggcaaaagaaggcTCTACCTTTCCTTGTCGGCGCAGCCAGAGTCATGTTCATTCTGCCACCCCTGTGTGGTGTGATCTGCGAAAAGACAAATCTGCTCGCGGGCTCTGGGCAAAGCGCCTGCGAGGCACAGCATTTTGGGGGATGGCATCCGGGGCTCAAACGGGGAAGGGAAACGGTCACCAGAGAGGCTGTGAGCTCTTCTTTAAAGCAGAGAAAGCCAAGTTGTGTATAGTTCACATTGGTGCTAGATCGCATACGTAGCGAGGGAAGCGGAGGAGGGGGCACTTACAGCAGAGGAAGATGGCGAGGAGCGGGAGGGctgacactgctgctgtgctcaccGCGAGGGCGGTCACGTCCACAAACGCCGTGCAGCCATCCTCTGCGGTCAGACAggcaaaaaagcagaagaaaactcagtcagaaggaaaagaaaagagaaaggcaggTTGCCACTGTGAAAATGTGcgtacttattaaaaaaaaaaaaaaaaaagcaaaattttcctgaaaaaaaagcaatcgGTTGCATTTTCTTTGAGTGGCGCCAGCTCCGGATGGCCAAGTGGAAGGGCTACTGCAGAGAAGCTTCTCACCGTGGCGATGGTGGATGTTCTTTATGTGGAAGCTGCTCGTCAGCACCACCAAGAGCACCCCGCCGGGAGCCGCATAGCCCATCGTGCGCTGTGCTGGCCATGGGAAAGAGGACACAGAGACGTCAGTGTGTGCATGAAGGATGAGATTTTGTACAAAAGAACACCCCCCCAcacctgttttttatttatctccATCCCTGCCATCCTTGAACAGCTCACCCGTTGTGCTTTTGAGCTGGATGAGCTTTGTAGGCTGGAAGGTCACGTTGGCAGCCACCAGGAAGGTGACCACAATCACGTACAGAAGGACAATCTCTGGCAATATGATGGCAATGGATGggcctgaaagaaaacagatcagGGCTGAGCATCACTTCTTCCACTTGCCTACCACCTTCAGGATTTTGTAAAGCTCCATCGTTTCCCTTTCCCACCCCTCCAGCCTTTTCAATCTCTCCCTGCAAGCAGCTGCTCCATCCCTTAATCATTTTAAGTGCCCTTCTGCAATTACTCCTGGGAAAGGGCTTTCTGTAAAGGGGAGTAACTACATCACTGGTGTGGATGGGTGCCTAACCCACTGGGTGGCCCATGACAAGCTGAGATCACAACGGGGAAACCACCTATCACCCCAGACGGGTCCATTCCTTCTATGGAGCACTGCTGTCCTCTCCAACCCACACAGGGATGTTCATCTCCCGTAAGGTCTCCACCCCATGTGTCTTGGACAGCAAGGATTGCTCTTGCATGCTGCACCCTGCatgggggaaaggagaggggcCCGCACCGCACCGCCCCCCCAAAACGCCCCGTACCTTCTTCTCGCATCCAGAGGAGCCCGGCAGTGCCAGCCAGGATGGAGGAGACGCACACCAGCCCGCAGGTGTAGGCGCTGAGCCACCGCCACAGCTCCCCCCCTAGACACCCAGAGCAGTGCGAGGTGACATCCGTGTCCCCCCGGGGTATCCcgccccagcccccagccctcccctggGTGGGACGCAGCATTGGGGGGGTCCCTGTCTGGGGCATGGAGGGGTTGACCTGCTCCGGAGGGAGGGAAGCTGGGAGGGGCTCTGTGCCCACGGCACAGCATGTCCTAAAGACTTCATTAAAATGGAGCCTTCtcataaaaataatgctttgagACGCTTCATTTTTATGAGTGTCACTCAGTCATTTCAATCCTCTGAGCAAAAATGTGTAGGAAATGCCAGGCTTTAACCTAgccagaaaacagagcaaaaacagttttctcccttaaaaagaaaatccaccaAGGAAGGTTTCTCTCTTTACTCTTAAAAGACCCGCCAGACGAGGAGAAGGTGAGATGTTCAGGCAGCTGGAAGGGGAATGAGCCAGTTACCGGCTCTTCTGGCAGCATCGCTCCTCGCTCTGCCCCACTGGGTATGGGAATTGGGGGTTCGGCTGCCCCTCACTGCAGACTCACTTATTCGTAGCTTTTCGGACTGGCAGACAGGAAAAATTAATCCCCATCCTGAGACAGCAGCAAAGACCACGGCGACCACTGCAATCCTCAGCACATCCTTCAGGGGAGGGGAGagacctggaaaaaaacaacccacgGCTCTGGGAATGAGGCCACCGACAGGACCAGCATGGATGGCTCTGCTGAGCCATGGAGCTCCCCCATCGCTGCGAtgggtttgctttgcttgccaGCTGGTGGATCAGTGCCTCTGCTAGAGGCTCTGGTCCATGAAACATCCGCGCCGGGATGTGTGCTGCCCACAGGCACCCTGCCCACCACCCTCTGCCCACATCCTGCCCACCATCGCCTTGCCAAGGGCTGGGATGACCAGCCAGGCCCTGGGACCTCCTCCAAGAGGGAATGGCCAACCTCCTTCTGCCCATCCCACCAAGAACCATGACTTGGGGGCAAGCAGAGGTGCGATGGGAGACTGGGAGTTGCTGCTGATCATCCTACGATGGGGAGCTCCACTCAATGGCATGTGTTGGCCACCGCCTCACGGGAGGGCGGCCAGGCCTTGGGGcatggaggaagaagaaggggcTGAAACCACTCAGGGATGCTGGGGATGGGTGGAGAGCAGGAagagtgctgggagctggggagcagcatcTCCCCATCTCTCTCTGGGCCCAGGGGAAGCGCCACTTGAGCTGCCGTTTTTGTGACCACCTGCAACAGTGATGTTCAAGGAGGTCTCCTGCCAGCTTATCCCGTTGCTGGCATTGCAGGAGTAGGAGCCGCAGTCCGACTTCTTCACCGCCCTCAGCTGCAGAATGCTGAGGCTGCCGGAGACGTAGAAA contains these protein-coding regions:
- the LOC121077257 gene encoding uncharacterized protein LOC121077257, which codes for MQLHHPIELLGTSWMLLAGLLVPLQQAVEAEGALQRRVVVVGSSVLLAGPADAVHIHSAQWEYLNGTVSRAIVQYNEGSHNVAIHPPYVGRAIFHPSNGSLLLEDLQESDSGIYKVTFNLAERESLKILLDVLKPVSRPQLWSSGLVAKATGEVLCEVVEGRVDTITWKKDGQALPRGRGFYVSGSLSILQLRAVKKSDCGSYSCNASNGISWQETSLNITVAGLSPPLKDVLRIAVVAVVFAAVSGWGLIFPVCQSEKLRIRGELWRWLSAYTCGLVCVSSILAGTAGLLWMREEGPSIAIILPEIVLLYVIVVTFLVAANVTFQPTKLIQLKSTTAQRTMGYAAPGGVLLVVLTSSFHIKNIHHRHEDGCTAFVDVTALAVSTAAVSALPLLAIFLCYHTTQGWQNEHDSGCADKERSFRSFEMSLPISKDPVPTC